Sequence from the Maribacter aquivivus genome:
TTAAAGATGACTTATATAAATTGTACACGTCTTGGGCATACGACAACCCTATAAGAATAAAACTCAATAGTAAGGTAATCAGTAAACCTATTAATAAATAATAGAACTCAATCTGTCCATCTACGACTAGACTAAAAATAAAATTTACAGGAATATACATGAGTGTAATATATCCTAAGGTTGAAGCCATGAACCATGCTATAGTTGCCATTTCAACTTTTTTAGAGAAATGCTTCTTCTTGTAATATTGAAAATTAACCTCGGTTATGATGCCAATGAGAATGCATAAAACAATAGATGCCAAAAAACCTACAATGGGGAAGCTATAAGAATCACTGCCAGGGAAACTTTCACGCTCTGCTAGATGATTTATGACCAAAGAGAAAATAATCAATACAGTTACTTTCTTAAACCAACGCCATGAAGAACTACTGATAAAAGTTTGCCAGGTCATTTTCAAGGTGTTTTTGGTCGGTGGTTTGGTGCTCATTAATTAGAAGCTCTATTTTTGATAATGGATTTGTGATTTATTACAATGTCAATAACAAGATTATAGCTTTCCAGTTATTTTGAAATACATATTTCCAATTACAGAGAAGAGTACAAGTAGTAACCACCACATACTATTTTTAGTTTTCTTGTCAATGTTTTTATTTCTTCGAACTTCATAAAATGAGTATCCTAAAAATAAAATCAATATTGATCCAGTAATACCTACTAATAATTTGTTTGTAGAGATAAATACGGTAGCCATTAAACCTAGTACTATAAGAATTAATACTCCTTTGTATTTTTCGAATAGCGGTTTTTTGTCAGAATACGTTATAGGTTTAATTTCAGATAATACCTGTTCAAGTTTCTCTGAATTATTTATTTGAGAAGGAACTCCGATAACATCTGTATATGAATTTCCGACTATAGTTAATATGCCTTTAGGATTTTTAATTATAGATTTAATTTCATTTCGAGGAATAGAAATAGTCTGGGTATTGTTTTGTTCTCTTACTATTTCATATTCATTTACAATCAACTTGTAACTTTCAAATAATTCTTTTTGCCTATTAATCCCTTTAAATAATCCAAAAGCTAATGCTCCAACGACTAATGGAATTAAAAACAATAATACATTTACATCGGTTGTTTGACCGTTTGAATTAATATGACTGATAGTTAATCCAGTTCCTGCTGCTAAAATTGCAACTGGTATAGTTTTAATAATCAATGCTTTTTTTATTTCAGCAAATCCATTTTCCTTTATTTGAAATTCGGTATTCATTTTTAATATATTGCTATGTAGGTAGGTTTCATTTTACAACTTCATTTCTATGTTTGTTCGCATACTTATAATATAAAATGCTCATTGGTCCATCTGGATAACTCGAAAAATTTCTACCTAGTTCCATCATAACTTTTTCAGAAGATTCGTTTGAACTTTTAAAAAACCAACTCCCGTCTTTTGGTAGTAATTCTACAGCTTGTTTTATAATGCTTGAAGATTTAAAAGCACCTATTTCTCTTAAAGAAATAATTACTTGTTCATTATACTGCGGAAACCATTCTTGTAAAAAAGTCAATATAGTATCTGACTGACCAGCATTTTCCATATGCATACATAAAAACAAATTAAGTTGTACCTGGCTTAAATCATTGGGGTTTTTATCGTATCGATTTACGAGAATTTCATGCAATACAATTGAAAAGTCACCATCGTCATGTAAAGAAAATAAACTTTCAAAATCTTCGTTTTTTACAATTTCATCACGAATTTTTATTTCTTCAACCATTTCATCGGTCATCCATGATAGTCTAGTTGCATCTTGATTTGTTTTTTCTGTAGTATTAACCTTATTGTTCTTATCGGCACATCCAACTGTGAGGAGTAGAATTAGAAGTGTTCTATATATTCTCATAGTATGTTTAGGTTTCTTGAGACGATTTAGTTTTTTTGTATAGAAGCTTTAAACTCTGGTTTAGAGCACTAGAACTCTTATTGATTATAGGTGTTATTAGTTTTTCTAGCAACATGTTATAGTAAGCACTATTTTTTGGTTTTTGTATTTTCTCAGTTCAAATAAAGATCTTCCTTTCTTTTGGTTTAAGTGCAATGGATCAAATTAATGTTGCTAAAACAAGAGGGATTCCTATTGCGATTCCAAAAAAGCCTACATACTTTTGATTTTAGGACTTTCATAAAGCTAGTATTTTAAATTTATTGAAGATAGGACTCGTAAAAAGTGGTGGCGGTTAATTATTCAAGTTGTGATATTAATTCTTCTATATCTTTATTTATATATTCTCCAACTTTAGTCCGAAACTCACCTTTTTCGTTCACTATTATAACGCCATAACAGGTTTTGTCTTTGGAAAAGGCAAGATTTAAGAAAAAATCATTAGTGTCGGTAAAGTGGTTCTCAGAATCTATTATTTTTTTTGCTTTTAAGCCTTCAGAGTAAACATATATGTTTCTGATATTCTCTAGGTCCATTTTGGAATAAAATTCACTCCACCATTTTAAAGAATTTTTTAAATTTTTATAGTTATCATAATGACAACTGCTTTTTGGTTGCCGGAAATTGACAATTAATAGCCCTTCGGCTTTCCAATTATAATTTTCCTTTATAAAACTTAACTCAACTTCAGTAAGTTTTTTGTTTGTAGAATTCTTATGGTTTTCATTAAAACTTAAAAATCCAACTGATAGTATTAGAAGTATTATTGTTCTTTTCATATGTATTATAATGATTTAGCTAAGCTCAGAGCTGAGATAAAAAAAATTTCCATGTGCGTAAGAAGTCACAGCTTAATTCTTAATTTTTTTTGTAATGTTAAAAGTATAACCTCAAGTATTTAGTGAATTCACAAGAATACACAGACAATTGTTTCATTTAGAAGCCCTTCTTTTTTAAGTAGTGTTTTGATTATTTTATAGTGTATTTTACTAAAATACTTTTTTCTAGAACTCCGGCATTGAATTGAAACGATGCTGTAGAGCCCCCATTTGAACGAGAATATGCGAAATTTTCAATAAAACTAGTAATTACACCGAATTCAGATTTTGATTCTGAAACTTCAATAATCTCTCCTAATTTTCTTCCGCTTAATTCAGCAATTAGACTAGCCCTCTCCTTGGCTTTTATCAATAGTCGAGTGTAAATTTCTCTAATCTTATTTTCTTTGTTTTCATACTTAACTTCAGTTATGTAGAAATCTATTCCTTCTTGTATCATTCTTGCTTTAAATTCTTCTTTTAGTACTGAATCTTTAAGCTTTACCAAGAAGTTAGTTTTATCCGTCAGGTCTTTAGCGAAATTAACTTCAGGGTTATCGTTTAATCTGTAATCATAATTCCATTTTTTAAGAAGTGAAACAATCTGATCTTCTGATTGTTTAAGCTTTTCAGAAAACTCATTCTTAGAATTTGGATTTTCATAGTCATACTCAAATTTAAGTCCACTAGAGATTTGATATTGATATGATATTGGTTTTAAACTTACTGTGTCCTTTACCATTACTTCAATGAATTTCTCTTGAGCAAATGAGGTTCCATAGCCAAATATGGCAAATGTTAATACTAGAATTAAGTTATTTTTCATGGTTTATTATTATAGTGTTTAACAATCGTATAATTACACAATTACATATACACACCCAATATTTAAGAATATATGTAATAATTTATTTTAGTTGTTCACTAATATACCACTAAAGAATAAACTTACAATTAACATTATATTTGCGTAGGGGGAAAACCACAGTCATAAAAATCATATTCATTAGATATAGCTAAAAAATTAAACCAAACGGTATTTTTTTAGATAAAATGAGTTAGATTTTTATTTCATTTTTAGCTTAGTTCTTTAGTAGTAAAAGATGCGACACGTATGAGTAATCATGAACTTTTGCGTTTCTCATTTATTCCATGCGAGTAAAGTTCATTTATGTAAACAAGAAAAAAAGTTCATCTGCTCAACGATTACCCATTATTCATTTTCATTAAGTATTTCTATTGCATTTTTGTAGTAGTAATCTAATTGTTTTTCTTGAGTACTGACTTCTCTAAATAAGGAGTTTAATAAGATTGTATTTTCTTTGAGTAAAACCTTACTGTTGATTTCTCTTGAAGTAATTAAATCTATTATTTTACTTATCGTGAAATCAATAATGGCTTGTTGTTCATATACTTCATATAATATCCGAGATTTCTTTAAAGAAATTCTATTTGTGATTTTGTCAGTTTTAGCAATAGACCATACTATATCGTTTAGAGTGCCTTGAATTATGCCATTAGGTGCTACCTCCCATAGAAAATAGCTGTCATCTACAAAGAGTTTTTCCTCTAAGGAGTCGGTTTTAATAATGTTATTTAGTTTCTCATGTACTTTTTCGTGATAAGGAAGTAAGGAGCTGATAAAATTCTGGTTATCTATTATTTCTTGTTTAAGATTAGCCATCATTTTTTCCGTCTGCACCTTCTCATTGTAATTATTTTTCCATTCACTTATAATTAATGCCAACAAAACACTAAAAATAATTAATGCTGATTCCGTAATTAATTTTATAAATTTTGATTCTTT
This genomic interval carries:
- a CDS encoding LytR/AlgR family response regulator transcription factor; protein product: MSTKPPTKNTLKMTWQTFISSSSWRWFKKVTVLIIFSLVINHLAERESFPGSDSYSFPIVGFLASIVLCILIGIITEVNFQYYKKKHFSKKVEMATIAWFMASTLGYITLMYIPVNFIFSLVVDGQIEFYYLLIGLLITLLLSFILIGLSYAQDVYNLYKSSLKDAVVTIESGAKTTKLAYENIACFYSENKVVFAVKTDGTTISTDFILNELEEKINNQLFYRANRQIIVHKDAVEEIEKIENGKLRIQLKAAIENDAIKEINISRYKRKEFMNWFQS
- a CDS encoding DUF805 domain-containing protein; translation: MNTEFQIKENGFAEIKKALIIKTIPVAILAAGTGLTISHINSNGQTTDVNVLLFLIPLVVGALAFGLFKGINRQKELFESYKLIVNEYEIVREQNNTQTISIPRNEIKSIIKNPKGILTIVGNSYTDVIGVPSQINNSEKLEQVLSEIKPITYSDKKPLFEKYKGVLILIVLGLMATVFISTNKLLVGITGSILILFLGYSFYEVRRNKNIDKKTKNSMWWLLLVLFSVIGNMYFKITGKL
- a CDS encoding DMP19 family protein; its protein translation is MRIYRTLLILLLTVGCADKNNKVNTTEKTNQDATRLSWMTDEMVEEIKIRDEIVKNEDFESLFSLHDDGDFSIVLHEILVNRYDKNPNDLSQVQLNLFLCMHMENAGQSDTILTFLQEWFPQYNEQVIISLREIGAFKSSSIIKQAVELLPKDGSWFFKSSNESSEKVMMELGRNFSSYPDGPMSILYYKYANKHRNEVVK